From the Phyllostomus discolor isolate MPI-MPIP mPhyDis1 chromosome 7, mPhyDis1.pri.v3, whole genome shotgun sequence genome, one window contains:
- the ARC gene encoding activity-regulated cytoskeleton-associated protein: MELDHRTSGGLHAYPAPRGGQVAKPNVILQIGKCRTEMLEHVRRTHRHLLAEVSKQVERELKGLHRSVGKLESNLDGYVPTSDSQRWKKSIKACLCRCQETIAHLERWVKREMHVWREIFYRLERWADRLEAMGSKYQVGGDAARHTVSVGVGGPEGCSQEADGYDFPVSPYAITPPPAAGELPGQELEEAQQYPPWGPGEDGQPSPGVDTQIFEDPHEFLTHLEEYLRQVGGSEEYWLSQIQNHMNGPAKKWWEFKQGSVRNWVQFKKEFLQYSEGTLSREALQRELDLPQKQGEPLDQFLWRKRDLYQTLHVDAEEEEIIQYVVGTLQPKLKRFLRHPLPKTLEQLIQRGLEVEGGLEPASETASPHPPAGDEAEAEPENENENDEALTPALTNESAASDRTQPE; the protein is encoded by the coding sequence ATGGAGCTGGACCACAGGACCAGCGGCGGCCTTCACGCCTACCCCGCGCCTCGAGGCGGGCAGGTGGCCAAGCCCAACGTGATCCTGCAGATCGGAAAGTGCCGGACGGAGATGCTGGAGCACGTGCGGAGGACCCACCGGCACCTGCTGGCGGAGGTGTCCAAGCAGGTGGAGCGCGAGCTGAAGGGGCTGCACAGGTCGGTGGGCAAGCTGGAGAGCAACCTGGACGGCTACGTGCCCACCAGCGACTCCCAGCGCTGGAAGAAGTCCATCAAGGCCTGCCTGTGCCGCTGCCAGGAGACCATCGCCCACCTGGAGCGCTGGGTCAAGCGCGAGATGCACGTGTGGCGGGAGATCTTCTACCGGCTGGAGCGGTGGGCCGACCGCCTGGAGGCCATGGGCAGCAAGTACCAGGTGGGCGGCGACGCGGCCCGCCACACCGTCTCCGTGGGCGTCGGGGGTCCCGAGGGCTGCTCTCAGGAAGCCGACGGCTACGACTTCCCGGTCAGCCCCTACGCCATCACGCCGCCGCCGGCCGCCGGCGAGCTGCcggggcaggagctggaggaggcccAGCAGTACCCGCCCTGGGGGCCCGGCGAGGACGGGCAGCCCAGCCCCGGCGTGGACACGCAGATCTTCGAGGACCCGCACGAGTTCCTCACCCACCTGGAGGAGTACCTGCGGCAGGTGGGCGGCTCCGAGGAGTACTGGCTGTCGCAGATCCAGAACCACATGAACGGGCCGGCCAAGAAGTGGTGGGAGTTCAAGCAGGGCTCGGTGCGGAACTGGGTGCAGTTCAAGAAGGAGTTCCTGCAGTACAGCGAGGGCACGCTGTCCCGCGAGGCCCTGCAGCGCGAGCTGGACCTGCCGCAGAAGCAGGGCGAGCCGCTGGACCAGTTCCTGTGGCGCAAGCGGGACCTGTACCAGACGCTCCACGTGGACGCCGAGGAGGAGGAGATCATCCAGTACGTGGTGGGCACCCTGCAGCCCAAGCTCAAGCGCTTCCTGCGGCACCCGCTGCCCAAGACCCTGGAGCAGCTCATCCAGCGGGGCCTGGAGGTGGAGGGCGGCCTGGAGCCGGCGTCCGAGaccgccagcccccacccccccgccgggGACGAGGCCGAGGCTGAGCCTGAGAACGAGAACGAGAACGACGAGGCGCTCACGCCGGCCCTCACCAACGAGTCTGCGGCCAGCGACCGGACCCAGCCCGAGTAG